The following are encoded together in the Leptospira langatensis genome:
- the rpsB gene encoding 30S ribosomal protein S2 has product MSVISMKNLLETGVHFGHQTRKWNPKMAPYVFTARNGIHIIDLQKTVQKAKEAYDALKKITGEGKKVLFVGTKKQARGAIEREALRCNMFFINNRWPGGLLTNWNTVKKSIARLKKLEGMETDNTFEKEVKTKKEVLSLRRELDKLRKTLGGIKDMNSLPEILFVIDPKKEEIAVKEARKLGLKIFAVVDTNCDPELIDYPIPGNDDAIRAISLFLETMSNAVIEGTGGVVEQPRFSEDLDSEALALEYQGEYDESGKFIMDEDPVGAAKKEEAAPAAEAAPASTIEIDKGE; this is encoded by the coding sequence ATGTCAGTAATTTCCATGAAGAATCTTCTGGAAACCGGAGTTCACTTCGGTCACCAGACAAGAAAATGGAATCCGAAAATGGCTCCGTACGTCTTTACGGCGAGAAACGGGATCCATATCATCGACCTTCAAAAAACCGTTCAGAAAGCTAAAGAAGCGTATGACGCGTTGAAGAAGATCACCGGCGAAGGTAAAAAAGTACTCTTCGTAGGAACCAAGAAGCAAGCCAGAGGTGCGATCGAAAGAGAAGCTCTTCGTTGCAATATGTTCTTTATTAATAACCGCTGGCCAGGCGGACTCTTAACGAACTGGAACACGGTGAAAAAATCCATCGCTCGTTTGAAAAAACTAGAGGGAATGGAGACCGATAATACTTTCGAAAAAGAAGTAAAAACCAAGAAAGAAGTTCTTTCTCTTCGCAGAGAGTTGGATAAACTCCGCAAGACCTTAGGCGGGATCAAGGATATGAACAGCCTTCCTGAGATCCTTTTCGTGATCGATCCTAAGAAAGAAGAGATCGCTGTAAAAGAAGCTCGTAAACTTGGCCTCAAGATCTTTGCAGTAGTTGATACGAACTGCGATCCTGAATTGATCGATTATCCAATCCCAGGTAACGACGACGCGATCCGCGCTATCTCTCTCTTCCTCGAAACCATGTCTAACGCGGTGATCGAAGGAACAGGTGGAGTAGTAGAGCAGCCTCGCTTCAGCGAAGACCTGGATTCGGAAGCTCTTGCTCTGGAATACCAAGGTGAATACGACGAAAGCGGTAAGTTCATCATGGACGAGGATCCAGTCGGTGCTGCTAAGAAAGAAGAAGCGGCTCCTGCAGCTGAAGCAGCTCCTGCTTCTACTATTGAGATCGATAAGGGAGAATAA
- the tsf gene encoding translation elongation factor Ts, giving the protein MSASTTDLIKELRDRTGAGLMDCKKALVENNNDLDKSADWLREKGIAKAAKKAGRVTKEGRAVSYIHGDGKIGVLVELNSETDFVSRNEAFEALGKEICLQIAAMSPLYVSEDQVPAEDIERETKVLEAQLKEEGKKPEQIEKIIPGKIKKYYSEVCLLNQAFIKDNTKTVDDLVKEAISKFGENITVARFARFQVGGA; this is encoded by the coding sequence ATGTCAGCATCTACTACGGACCTTATTAAGGAATTAAGAGACCGCACCGGTGCGGGTTTGATGGATTGTAAGAAAGCTCTAGTAGAGAATAATAACGATCTAGATAAGTCTGCCGACTGGTTGCGTGAAAAAGGGATCGCTAAGGCCGCTAAGAAAGCTGGCCGCGTGACTAAAGAAGGAAGAGCCGTTTCCTATATCCATGGAGACGGAAAGATCGGAGTTTTGGTTGAACTCAACTCCGAGACCGATTTCGTATCGCGTAACGAGGCTTTCGAAGCTTTAGGAAAAGAGATCTGCTTGCAGATCGCTGCAATGTCTCCGCTTTACGTGAGTGAAGATCAAGTTCCTGCAGAAGATATCGAGCGCGAAACCAAGGTTCTCGAAGCTCAATTGAAAGAAGAAGGTAAAAAACCGGAGCAGATCGAAAAGATCATCCCTGGAAAGATCAAAAAGTATTACTCTGAAGTATGCCTTTTGAACCAAGCCTTCATCAAGGACAATACCAAGACGGTTGACGATCTGGTGAAAGAGGCAATTTCGAAATTCGGTGAAAATATCACTGTAGCTCGTTTTGCTCGTTTCCAGGTAGGCGGCGCGTAA
- the pyrH gene encoding UMP kinase: MSQETSKYKRILIKLSGEALAGEGEFGIDSNKAHSLAEEIKEVHSLGVEIALVVGGGNLIRGANLAKVGMDQATADYMGMLATIQNALALQDACEKKGLYTRVQSAIDIHSIAESYIRRRAVRHLEKKRIVIFAGGIGNPYFTTDTAASLRAVEVGCEVILKATKVDGVYDADPKKEPNAKRYTHISFMESIKRRLKVMDSTALSLCMENNMSIIVFDIFKRGNLKDLVVGNKKIGTLISNSEDIRIDGE; encoded by the coding sequence TTGTCTCAGGAAACTTCTAAGTACAAGCGTATCTTAATTAAACTCTCCGGCGAGGCTCTTGCCGGAGAGGGCGAGTTTGGGATCGATAGTAATAAGGCCCATTCTCTCGCCGAAGAAATCAAAGAAGTTCATTCTCTTGGCGTGGAGATCGCTCTCGTCGTAGGCGGGGGAAACCTGATCCGCGGAGCCAATCTTGCTAAGGTGGGAATGGACCAAGCGACTGCGGATTATATGGGAATGCTTGCCACTATCCAAAACGCTTTGGCTCTCCAAGACGCTTGTGAGAAGAAGGGACTCTACACCAGGGTCCAATCTGCGATCGATATTCATTCGATTGCTGAAAGTTATATTCGCCGTAGAGCAGTCCGTCACTTGGAAAAGAAACGGATCGTGATCTTTGCGGGTGGGATCGGAAATCCCTATTTTACTACGGATACCGCGGCAAGCCTTAGAGCGGTAGAAGTCGGCTGCGAGGTCATTCTAAAGGCCACAAAGGTGGACGGGGTTTACGACGCCGATCCAAAGAAAGAACCAAACGCAAAACGTTATACTCATATTTCCTTCATGGAGTCCATCAAACGTAGACTTAAGGTCATGGATTCCACCGCACTCAGCCTCTGCATGGAAAACAATATGTCGATAATCGTATTTGACATTTTTAAGCGGGGCAATTTAAAAGATTTGGTCGTCGGGAATAAGAAAATCGGCACCCTGATCTCGAACTCGGAGGATATACGGATCGATGGCGAATGA
- the frr gene encoding ribosome recycling factor, translated as MANEEVINAMKAKMDKTVELLRKDFASVRTGRANPALIEDLRVDYYGTPTPINQLGNISVPEPRLLVVSPYDKGIMKDIERAIQASGLGLQPTNDGVVIRIVIPELTGERRKELAKVVKSKSEEKKVAVRNIRRDALEDLKKHSEGISQDELKTLQDQVQKITDSYIDKISAVTAEKEKEITTV; from the coding sequence ATGGCGAATGAAGAAGTAATAAACGCGATGAAAGCCAAGATGGACAAGACCGTGGAACTTCTTCGAAAAGATTTCGCGAGCGTCCGGACGGGAAGAGCAAACCCCGCTCTTATCGAAGACCTAAGAGTAGACTACTACGGAACTCCTACACCCATCAACCAATTGGGAAATATATCCGTGCCTGAACCTAGACTTCTAGTGGTTTCTCCTTATGATAAGGGGATCATGAAGGATATAGAAAGGGCAATCCAAGCTTCCGGTTTGGGACTTCAACCTACGAATGACGGGGTTGTGATCCGGATCGTGATCCCTGAGCTTACCGGAGAGAGACGAAAAGAACTCGCAAAAGTGGTTAAGTCCAAATCCGAAGAGAAGAAGGTTGCAGTCCGTAATATTCGCAGAGATGCATTGGAAGATCTAAAGAAACATTCCGAAGGGATCTCTCAGGACGAACTCAAAACTCTCCAGGACCAAGTGCAGAAGATCACTGATTCTTATATCGATAAAATCTCCGCAGTAACCGCCGAAAAAGAGAAAGAAATCACTACGGTCTAA
- a CDS encoding isoprenyl transferase codes for MISSKQKLPRHIAVIMDGNGRWATSKGLSRSEGHRAGADSIDRLMEISLELGLEAISLYAFSTENWKRPVTEIRSIFNLLVEFIDSRLEGISKKGVRILHSGSRKRLSSKVLSKIDSAIEITQKNRKLTVNFCVNYGSQEELLNAFSKLSEERRKKKIPIQKPISTKELEKYLYTYPLPPVDLLIRTAGERRLSNFLLWQSAYAELFFTDTLWPDFGEKDLKEALDWYGRRTRKFGGLENG; via the coding sequence GTGATCTCTTCCAAACAAAAATTGCCCCGTCATATCGCCGTCATTATGGACGGGAACGGAAGATGGGCGACATCCAAAGGCTTATCCAGATCCGAAGGTCATAGGGCCGGAGCGGATTCCATCGATCGACTCATGGAGATCAGTTTGGAATTGGGTCTGGAAGCAATCTCCTTGTATGCATTCTCCACTGAGAACTGGAAACGTCCAGTTACGGAGATCCGTTCTATTTTTAATCTTCTAGTGGAATTCATCGATTCTAGATTGGAGGGGATCTCTAAAAAAGGTGTTCGGATATTACATTCCGGTTCTAGAAAGAGGCTTAGCTCCAAGGTCCTGTCCAAGATAGATTCTGCGATCGAGATCACTCAAAAGAATCGAAAACTGACAGTGAATTTCTGCGTAAACTACGGTTCTCAAGAAGAACTATTGAACGCCTTCTCCAAATTGAGCGAAGAAAGAAGGAAGAAAAAGATCCCCATTCAAAAACCGATCTCCACCAAAGAACTAGAAAAATATTTGTATACGTACCCCCTTCCACCGGTAGATTTATTGATCAGAACCGCAGGGGAAAGGAGATTATCCAATTTCCTTCTATGGCAGTCCGCTTATGCGGAGCTTTTCTTTACGGATACACTTTGGCCGGACTTCGGTGAAAAGGATCTAAAAGAAGCTCTGGATTGGTATGGAAGAAGAACCCGAAAATTCGGAGGTTTAGAGAATGGGTGA
- a CDS encoding phosphatidate cytidylyltransferase, translating into MGETTKRILSAAVLVAGYLFMIFYRDFYYLQTLILLAIAGVIGLTEFYRLADRGQDGKPFKGTGIFFFLIILLLYYFRFVASQNKFEQPLLFQQYLRVFVPPFDAVTFAFVLLFIASFVLQILRRPLDGAIFSVSSTVLGVVYASLPLGHLLLLLGMNEGIYYVFLVSVATFLTDVGGYFGGRWFGRNPAGLAISPKKTWEGYVSGIIVAILSVFLLNYLWERSTGVRPLVGGAEVFLVTLILSIVGVIGDLLESAMKRDAKVKDSGNLIPGHGGVLDRADALLLTVPILYFYLQIKAALGFPV; encoded by the coding sequence ATGGGTGAAACAACAAAGAGAATCCTTTCCGCAGCCGTGCTAGTCGCAGGCTACCTGTTCATGATCTTTTATCGGGATTTTTATTATCTCCAGACATTGATCCTGCTCGCGATCGCCGGAGTGATCGGTCTGACCGAGTTTTATAGACTAGCAGACAGAGGACAGGATGGAAAACCCTTCAAAGGGACCGGGATATTCTTCTTTCTGATCATATTATTGCTTTATTATTTTAGATTCGTAGCCTCTCAGAATAAATTCGAACAACCTCTTCTATTCCAACAATACTTAAGAGTATTTGTCCCTCCTTTCGATGCGGTAACGTTTGCGTTCGTTCTTCTTTTTATCGCGAGTTTTGTGCTACAGATCCTCAGAAGACCTTTGGACGGAGCAATCTTCTCCGTTAGCTCCACAGTGCTTGGAGTCGTATACGCATCCTTGCCTTTAGGACATTTGCTTTTACTCTTGGGAATGAACGAGGGAATTTACTATGTATTCCTGGTTTCTGTTGCGACCTTTTTGACCGATGTGGGAGGATATTTCGGAGGACGTTGGTTCGGGAGAAATCCTGCCGGTCTTGCGATCTCTCCTAAGAAAACCTGGGAAGGATACGTTTCCGGGATCATAGTGGCCATTCTTTCCGTTTTTCTCCTGAATTATCTATGGGAGAGAAGCACTGGAGTTAGACCGCTTGTAGGCGGCGCCGAAGTATTCTTAGTTACCCTGATCCTTTCTATTGTGGGAGTGATCGGAGACTTATTGGAATCTGCCATGAAGAGAGATGCGAAGGTCAAGGATTCGGGGAATTTGATCCCTGGTCATGGAGGCGTCTTGGATAGGGCAGATGCGCTTCTTCTCACCGTTCCCATCCTATATTTTTATCTTCAGATCAAGGCAGCGCTGGGATTTCCAGTCTAA
- the dxr gene encoding 1-deoxy-D-xylulose-5-phosphate reductoisomerase: MKRGVCILGASGSVGESTLKILRLFPEEFRLRSFSVHSNLEKAKQIAQEFQPAYLCVSSDSVDPSVLGNKIGNTEVFYGTDALSEIVADPETETVVTAVVGASGIRPTIAAIRAGKKIGIANKETLVSCGPYIQTLLEKSNSYLVPVDSEHNALFQLLENTKKESLDRIVLTASGGPFRKLPISDLPKVTIEQALKHPTWNMGPKITVDSAGMINKGLEVIEAHFLFGFSYDKIGVVIHPQSVAHGIVETKDGASFVYASYPDMIFPVAHSLYYPKIVPKTLRPHPSTSWGNLEFLEPELERYPGLSLAYEAGRTGGTAPSIFNAANEVAVELFLKGKISFTEIPSVIRTALDKIPSSVPKDLEGYEEADRKAREAALSFSKDKVVHLC, encoded by the coding sequence ATGAAACGAGGCGTCTGCATTTTAGGTGCCTCCGGATCGGTCGGAGAGTCCACTCTTAAAATACTCCGTCTTTTTCCGGAAGAATTCCGACTTAGATCTTTCAGTGTTCATTCTAATCTGGAAAAAGCGAAACAGATCGCTCAGGAATTCCAACCGGCTTATCTTTGCGTGAGTTCCGATTCAGTGGACCCTTCGGTTCTTGGAAATAAGATCGGGAACACAGAAGTCTTCTACGGAACCGATGCGCTTTCCGAGATCGTAGCGGATCCGGAAACGGAAACTGTTGTCACAGCTGTAGTAGGTGCAAGTGGGATCCGCCCGACTATCGCCGCCATTCGAGCGGGAAAGAAGATAGGCATTGCCAACAAGGAAACCCTTGTCAGCTGCGGGCCTTATATCCAAACTCTATTAGAAAAATCGAATTCTTATTTGGTCCCAGTCGACTCGGAGCATAACGCTTTATTCCAACTTTTGGAAAATACCAAGAAGGAATCCTTGGATAGGATCGTTCTTACCGCGTCTGGCGGGCCCTTCCGTAAGCTTCCCATTTCCGATCTGCCCAAGGTGACGATCGAGCAGGCGTTGAAACATCCTACCTGGAATATGGGTCCAAAGATCACTGTGGATTCTGCGGGGATGATCAATAAGGGTCTGGAAGTAATTGAGGCTCATTTCCTATTCGGATTTTCTTACGATAAGATAGGAGTGGTCATTCATCCTCAGAGCGTGGCTCACGGGATCGTGGAGACAAAGGATGGAGCGAGTTTCGTGTACGCTTCTTATCCGGACATGATCTTTCCTGTGGCGCATTCATTATATTATCCTAAAATTGTTCCAAAGACCCTTAGGCCTCATCCTTCTACTTCATGGGGCAATCTGGAATTCTTGGAGCCGGAACTAGAAAGATATCCGGGACTTTCCTTAGCCTATGAGGCGGGAAGGACAGGGGGCACGGCTCCTTCTATCTTTAATGCGGCAAACGAGGTCGCAGTGGAATTATTCTTGAAAGGTAAGATATCGTTTACCGAGATCCCTTCCGTGATCCGAACCGCTTTGGATAAGATCCCTAGCTCTGTTCCTAAGGATCTGGAGGGCTACGAAGAAGCGGATCGAAAAGCGAGAGAAGCGGCTCTAAGTTTCTCAAAAGATAAGGTTGTGCATTTATGTTAG
- a CDS encoding site-2 protease family protein, with translation MLAEAFGIVFMLALCIFIHELGHLVMGWLVGVKARVFSIGYGKGIWKKKIGETTFQVTGIPLGGYVLFKGDEYGNELKGEKGEFLSTPPLKRMIPVIGGPLFNLILGFIIIFGLYSLGFSPKGTKIYLEPAYNEFSPAYKAGLRSGDKILSVNGTKTETKYELLSELGLSQGREADLRIEREGKEFDLHVSDPALDIDFAGERWVETSFTMGTRLSHWFRSKISALDPNGEAADYNRKRINQLAVEGKLSPRELALKEAEIKREAQQSRALDYLNDGDRILAVNGIEIHSVPELQSTLGKFQDQKVKLLLERKTYPLLNPWTREKAEAEMTVLPAFVVELKNLRDRKYPNIPIRTWSLQSHDPEIKLKLMGLKMDGKSFADVDEFKKSIEAKIGQEVHLEVQGQNWDATIGYRKIGLLGFIAQMHVNEESMDRKLSLGEAFLQSGKDVGTLIMQQFRGLASIFSGLLSVKDSMSGPVGLAKASSHFLKEGVHSYFQFIAYISIALMFMNLLPIPVADGGHIVFFTYEAIAGRPLPRAVQEQILMFGFVFLLSLALYVTYYDFLR, from the coding sequence ATGTTAGCGGAAGCGTTCGGTATCGTTTTCATGTTGGCTCTTTGTATTTTCATCCATGAACTGGGTCACTTGGTCATGGGTTGGCTCGTCGGGGTAAAAGCCCGCGTCTTCTCCATCGGTTATGGAAAAGGGATCTGGAAGAAGAAGATCGGAGAGACTACATTTCAAGTGACTGGAATCCCTTTAGGAGGCTATGTTCTTTTTAAAGGCGACGAGTACGGCAACGAGCTTAAGGGAGAAAAAGGGGAATTCCTCTCTACTCCTCCTTTGAAGAGAATGATCCCGGTGATCGGAGGTCCTCTCTTCAATCTAATACTTGGCTTTATTATAATATTCGGATTGTACTCTTTAGGATTTTCTCCTAAGGGAACCAAGATCTACTTAGAGCCTGCATACAACGAATTCTCTCCTGCATACAAGGCTGGACTTAGAAGCGGTGATAAGATCCTCTCCGTAAACGGGACCAAGACAGAAACCAAATACGAACTACTTTCCGAGCTAGGACTTTCCCAAGGAAGAGAGGCCGACTTGAGAATCGAAAGGGAGGGAAAGGAATTCGATCTTCATGTCTCCGATCCTGCCTTGGATATAGATTTCGCAGGTGAAAGATGGGTGGAGACAAGCTTCACCATGGGGACTAGGCTCTCTCATTGGTTCCGCTCTAAGATCTCGGCCTTGGATCCGAACGGAGAAGCCGCGGATTATAATCGCAAGAGGATCAACCAACTCGCTGTAGAAGGCAAGCTGAGCCCGAGGGAACTCGCGCTAAAAGAGGCCGAAATCAAGAGAGAAGCGCAACAGTCCCGAGCCTTGGATTATCTGAACGACGGAGACCGAATTCTCGCGGTGAACGGAATAGAGATCCATTCCGTTCCCGAATTGCAGAGCACTCTAGGTAAATTCCAGGACCAGAAAGTGAAACTTCTTCTGGAGAGAAAGACCTATCCTCTCTTGAATCCTTGGACCAGAGAAAAGGCAGAAGCAGAGATGACGGTTCTTCCCGCCTTTGTAGTAGAGTTGAAGAACCTAAGGGACAGAAAGTATCCGAACATTCCGATCCGTACTTGGAGTCTGCAGAGCCATGACCCGGAGATCAAGCTCAAGCTTATGGGTTTGAAGATGGATGGAAAATCATTTGCGGACGTGGACGAATTTAAAAAGTCCATCGAGGCAAAGATCGGCCAAGAAGTCCATCTGGAAGTCCAGGGGCAGAATTGGGATGCGACCATCGGCTATAGAAAAATAGGCTTACTCGGATTCATCGCTCAAATGCATGTGAACGAAGAGAGTATGGATCGTAAGCTTTCCTTAGGTGAGGCATTTTTACAGTCCGGAAAGGATGTGGGAACTCTTATCATGCAACAGTTCAGAGGACTCGCTTCCATTTTCTCAGGTCTTCTAAGTGTGAAGGATAGCATGTCCGGCCCGGTAGGACTCGCGAAGGCTTCTTCTCATTTCTTGAAGGAAGGCGTTCATTCTTATTTCCAATTCATAGCATATATTTCGATCGCATTAATGTTTATGAATTTACTTCCGATTCCGGTAGCCGACGGTGGACATATCGTTTTCTTCACGTATGAGGCGATCGCCGGTAGGCCGTTGCCTAGGGCAGTGCAGGAGCAGATCCTCATGTTCGGATTCGTGTTCCTTCTTTCCTTAGCCCTTTACGTGACTTATTACGATTTCTTACGATAA
- a CDS encoding proline--tRNA ligase, whose amino-acid sequence MRASKYLVPTEKENPADAVVASHRLMIRAGLIRKSGSGFYFYLPLGLRVLKKIENIVREEMDSTGALEFQLPILTPSEFWETSGRWNVMGAEMFRVKDRHDQWYALGPTHEESFSYLVKPLLKSYKDLPINVYQIHTKFRDEIRPRFGVIRSREFIMKDAYSFHLDEASLDATYQEMRSAYRKIFQRCGLKTIPVQADSGSMGGSASEEFMVVSSIGEETLLLCGNCGYNSNSEKTPFVLDPSYSAQGPKEKKEVPTPNKKSIQEVSELLGVRPQDTIKAVAVKNEKESLIVFLRGDLELNEHKLKSYLKWTDLEMIPEPELKSKGLVPGFIGPSDVNSSFKLLLDSSIKKEEAYVVGAGKEDAHIQGYVPGSEIKMEYMVADVALAREGDPCPTCGTSLKAEKGIEVGHIFKLGDKYTKAFQIQVLDQQGKAKILTMGCYGIGVNRTMATVIEQCNDDKGIYWPISIAPFEISLVTLAKGAEQEAKVLEFYENLKNEGFEVFWDERDLGPGFKFKDSELVGFPIRITVGKKFFESGEISIYDRKHDKDESFTFSGFDDLHTRVENLRQELYQELL is encoded by the coding sequence ATGAGAGCATCTAAATATCTAGTTCCTACGGAAAAAGAAAATCCCGCGGACGCAGTGGTTGCGTCCCATCGATTGATGATACGTGCCGGTTTGATCCGTAAATCCGGATCCGGTTTTTATTTCTATCTGCCCTTAGGGCTTCGGGTCCTGAAGAAGATAGAGAATATTGTCCGTGAGGAAATGGACTCGACTGGCGCTTTAGAATTCCAGCTTCCGATCTTGACTCCTTCCGAGTTTTGGGAAACTTCCGGCAGATGGAATGTAATGGGAGCGGAGATGTTCCGGGTCAAGGATCGTCACGACCAGTGGTATGCTCTCGGTCCAACTCACGAGGAATCTTTTTCTTATTTAGTAAAACCTCTTCTGAAATCCTATAAGGATCTTCCGATCAATGTCTACCAGATCCATACCAAGTTCCGGGATGAGATCCGTCCCAGGTTCGGTGTGATCCGCTCCAGAGAGTTTATTATGAAAGATGCATATTCTTTCCATTTGGACGAAGCCTCTTTGGATGCTACGTATCAGGAGATGCGAAGCGCTTATCGAAAGATCTTTCAACGCTGTGGTCTAAAGACGATCCCGGTCCAAGCGGATTCAGGCAGTATGGGCGGCTCCGCTTCCGAGGAGTTCATGGTGGTTTCTTCGATTGGAGAAGAGACACTTCTTCTCTGTGGGAACTGCGGTTATAATTCCAATAGTGAAAAGACTCCTTTCGTTCTAGATCCGAGCTATTCTGCTCAGGGTCCAAAGGAGAAGAAGGAAGTTCCCACTCCGAACAAGAAATCCATCCAAGAAGTCTCGGAGCTTTTGGGAGTTCGTCCGCAAGACACGATCAAAGCGGTTGCGGTGAAGAACGAAAAGGAATCCTTGATCGTCTTCTTGCGCGGCGATCTTGAGTTGAATGAACATAAATTGAAGTCTTATCTAAAATGGACCGATCTGGAAATGATCCCCGAGCCTGAGCTGAAAAGCAAGGGTCTCGTTCCGGGTTTTATCGGACCCTCGGATGTGAATTCCAGCTTTAAGCTTTTATTGGATTCCTCAATTAAGAAGGAAGAGGCCTATGTGGTGGGCGCCGGCAAGGAAGATGCTCATATCCAAGGCTATGTTCCCGGATCCGAGATCAAGATGGAATATATGGTCGCAGATGTGGCACTTGCTAGAGAGGGAGATCCTTGTCCTACTTGTGGCACTTCTTTGAAAGCGGAGAAGGGAATAGAGGTTGGTCATATCTTCAAGTTGGGAGATAAATACACTAAGGCATTCCAGATCCAGGTGTTAGACCAACAAGGAAAGGCAAAGATCCTGACCATGGGCTGTTACGGGATCGGTGTCAACCGTACCATGGCGACCGTAATTGAGCAGTGCAATGATGACAAAGGAATTTACTGGCCGATCAGCATTGCTCCTTTCGAGATATCACTCGTTACCTTGGCAAAAGGCGCCGAGCAGGAAGCGAAAGTATTAGAATTTTATGAAAATCTTAAGAACGAGGGATTCGAGGTCTTCTGGGATGAGAGAGATCTGGGGCCTGGGTTCAAGTTCAAGGATTCCGAGCTGGTAGGTTTTCCGATCCGGATCACCGTAGGAAAGAAATTCTTCGAATCGGGAGAGATCTCTATTTACGATCGCAAACACGATAAGGACGAATCATTTACCTTTTCGGGTTTCGACGATCTGCACACCAGAGTGGAAAACCTTCGTCAGGAATTATACCAAGAGCTACTCTAA
- the trpB gene encoding tryptophan synthase subunit beta, protein MAKERSFTEKEGYFGDFGGRYAPEILTEALIELEETYLKLCKNKKFLKELEFYRKNYIGRPSPITFAERLTKAWGGARVWLKREDLNHTGAHKINNTIGQALIAKAMGKRRIIAETGAGQHGVATATVGAMFQFETAIFMGEEDLRRQKLNAIRMEMLGAKVIGVSSGTATLKDATSEAMRDWALNVSNTHYIVGSVIGPHPFPTIVRDFQRVIGDESKKQFKKANDKLPDAVVACVGGGSNAMGMFYGFLNDKKVKLYGVEAGGRGSAPGEHSATMLFGKTGFLHGTKTLVIQDDGGQVVPAHSVSAGLDYPGVGPEHAFLHSSGRVKYETVSDQGALDAFMEVCRIEGIIPALETAHAFRFAKDLAKELGKKKDILLCLSGRGDKDVAEVARLVGLYQGAEF, encoded by the coding sequence ATGGCTAAAGAGCGCAGCTTCACTGAAAAAGAAGGGTATTTTGGGGACTTCGGGGGAAGATACGCTCCCGAGATCCTGACGGAAGCCCTGATCGAACTAGAAGAGACCTACCTGAAACTCTGCAAGAATAAGAAATTTCTAAAGGAGTTGGAGTTTTATAGGAAGAATTATATCGGCAGACCTTCTCCGATTACTTTCGCGGAAAGACTCACCAAGGCCTGGGGCGGAGCTCGGGTCTGGCTAAAACGAGAAGATCTAAATCATACAGGCGCTCATAAGATCAATAATACCATCGGTCAGGCATTGATCGCAAAGGCAATGGGCAAGCGTAGGATCATCGCAGAGACCGGGGCGGGACAGCACGGAGTTGCTACTGCGACAGTGGGTGCCATGTTCCAATTCGAAACGGCGATCTTCATGGGAGAAGAGGACCTTCGTCGCCAGAAATTGAATGCGATCCGCATGGAAATGCTGGGAGCCAAAGTGATCGGCGTTTCTTCCGGAACTGCTACCTTGAAAGATGCAACTTCCGAGGCGATGAGAGACTGGGCGTTGAACGTTTCCAATACTCATTATATCGTGGGTTCGGTGATCGGGCCTCATCCATTTCCTACGATCGTTCGGGATTTCCAGAGAGTGATCGGAGACGAATCCAAGAAGCAATTCAAGAAGGCCAACGACAAATTGCCGGATGCGGTTGTGGCTTGCGTAGGAGGAGGCTCCAATGCAATGGGAATGTTTTACGGATTTCTAAATGATAAAAAAGTAAAATTGTATGGAGTGGAAGCCGGAGGAAGAGGTTCTGCTCCGGGAGAACATTCCGCGACCATGCTATTCGGTAAGACAGGTTTTCTTCATGGGACAAAAACCTTGGTCATCCAAGACGATGGTGGTCAGGTTGTTCCTGCTCATTCTGTCTCTGCAGGTTTGGATTATCCGGGAGTGGGGCCGGAGCATGCATTCTTACATTCTTCCGGTAGAGTGAAATACGAAACTGTTTCCGATCAGGGAGCCTTGGATGCATTCATGGAAGTCTGTAGGATTGAAGGGATTATCCCCGCACTCGAAACGGCTCACGCATTCCGATTTGCAAAGGATCTGGCAAAAGAGTTAGGCAAGAAGAAAGATATCCTCCTTTGTCTTTCCGGGAGAGGAGACAAAGACGTGGCAGAGGTCGCAAGGCTCGTAGGGCTATACCAAGGAGCAGAGTTTTGA